The Acidobacteriota bacterium genomic interval GCATCCTTCTGCGAGACCAGACCGATGACCTCGCCGCTCTCCTGGCGCAGCACGCGCATCAGGCCGTACGGGCGTTCCGAGACGGCCGACACGAGCGTCATGGCGCTGGTGGCCTGAGCCCGGTGCGCCACGAGCGCGCGCAGTGTTGCCGCGCTCAGCATCGGGACGTCGGCGGGGAAGATCAGGAGCGTCCCCTCATCGGTCGAGTCCGGCGACGCGACTGCCGTCATGGCGTGGACGGGACCCAGCAGCGGTTCCTTGGTGATGACCTCGACACCCCGCCCGTCGACGAGGGGAGCGATGAACTCTGCTGAATACCCGAGAACGGCCGTCGTTCGGCTCGGCCCGCCCCCCCCGACTGCCCGGAGAACCCACTCCAGCATGGGCAACCCCGCGAGAGGCAGGAGCACCTTGGGCGTTCGCGTGCCCATCCGGAGGCCGCGTCCGCCGGCCAGGATCGCGATGTGCAGCGGCGGGGCGGACGTCACGAGTCAGCCAACCGCGCCTTGCGGCGTTCGAGCGCGTCGAACACGTCGCGCGTGCGCACATGAAAGCGCCGAGCCACCTCGCTCATGGCTTCCCGCCTGCCAGAATTCAACTTTTCTGTTATTCGATCAAACTCGCTCACCCATTCGGCCTCGCCAGCGAGCGACACCTGGGCAGTTGCATCGGGAACGTCAAGAATGCACGTGAATTCGCCAACTGGCTCTGCGATCGACGGATGGCGTACGATCTCCGCGAGACTCCCACGCACGAGTTCTTCGTGCTTCTTGGTGATTTCGCGGCACACGGCAACGCGCCTGTCGCCACCGGCCACCTCCTTGAGCATGTCGAGCGTGTGTGTGATGCGGTGCGGTGCCTCGAAGAAGACGACCGGGTGGCGATACGCCACAGCATCCTCGCACCATCGTCTCCGTGGACCGCTTTTAACGGGCGGAAACCCTAAAAACGTGAACTGGCTGGCAGGAACACCACTCATGGCAAGCGCCGCAAGCACGGCACTGGGACCCGGAACGGCCTCGACGGGGATCCCCTCGTCGAGCGCTGCCCGGATCACGTGGTCGCCCGGGTCCGAGAGCAGCGGCGTCCCGGCATCGGTCACCAGCGCCACCGACTCGCCCTGCCGCAACCGCTCCAGCAGGCCGGGGAGTCTGGCGACTTCGTTGTGGGCGTGTACGCTCACCATCGGCGTCTCGATCCCGGCGTGGGCCAGGAGCTTCGCCGTGCGCCGCGTGTCTTCGGCGGCAATCACGCGCACCTCGCGCAGCACCCGCAGCGCACGCAGCGTGATGTCCTCCAGGTTGCCGATGGGGGTCGCCACGACGTACAAACGTCCGGGCGACGGCCGGGGGAGCACGGGAGATATTGTACATTGGGAGATTGGGCCACACCGGCCCTTCGGCCCTCTTCACTTGTCCGTGCGAGCGCATGCGATCTGCTGAGACCCTTCCGCACTTTGCGGCTGACTACCTGGCCTGGCGCCACGAGGTGCAACCGACGGCGGCCACCTTCGACGGCGTGCACGTCCACGACGACCTCCTCGAGGACTTCAGCCGCGCCGCCATCGACCGTCAGGTCCGCGACCTGAACGGATTCGCGCGCCGCCTCGCGTCGATGACCATCGATGCCATTCCCCCGGGCGAGCGTGCCGATCACGCCGCGCTCGTGGCCAATACGCAGGCGCGTCTCTACGAGCTCGAGACCATCCGTACCTGGGAACGCGATCCGCAGCTCTACGCCGACACGATCGCCACGAGCCTCGCCGCACAGGCGCTCTTCACGTACGCTCCTGCCGCCGAACGCGCGCGCCGCCTGCTCTCGAAGCTCCGTCAGGTGGCGGGCGTGCTCGACGCGGCCGGCGCCAACGTGCGCGAACCGGCCGGCATCTTCATCAAGACCGCCACGGAAACGCTTCGCGGCGTGGTGAACTTCCTCAACCGCGACCTGCCTCGCGCGCTGCGCGAAGTGGACGACCTCTCGCTCCTCGCCGACCTGGACGATGCGGCGACGGGGGCGCGGACGGCGATCGAACGGTACGTGCGGGATCTGGAGGAGGAACAGGCGCCGAAGGCCAAGGCCAGCTTCCGTCTCGGCAAGGAACGGATCGAACAGAAGCTGAAGCTCGAGGACGGCATCACGCTCGACACCGACGCGTTGCTGCGCATCGCCGAGCGCGAGCTTGCCGCCACGCGCGAGCGCTTCGCGGCAGTGGCCGCCAGACTGGGCAAGGGACCAGCAGACGAGGTGTGGGCGAAGGTCAAAGCCACGCACGTCGAGCCCGGCGGACTCGTCACGCGCGTTCGCGAGCAATGCGCCTCGCTCTACACCTTCCTCCGCGACGCGGGCATCGTCACGGTGCCCGACGCGGACGCGCTGGTCATCGCGCCGACGCCGCCGTTCTATCGGTGGACGTTCGCCAGCCTGTGGGCGCCGGGCGCGCTCGAGGCGCGGCCGCAGCGCTCGTACTACTACATCACCGACGCCGATCCGAACTGGCCGCAGGAGCGGCAGGCCGAGCACATGCGCGACATGAACGACGCCGTGCTCTGGGCGATTTCCATGCACGAAGCGCTGCCCGGCCACTTCCTGCACTTCGAGCACCTGCGCAAGGTTGCGGCGCCGTGGCGCAAGGCGATGGTGCTCGCGCCGCTATCGACCGTCGAAGGCTGGGCGCACTATGCCGAGCACCTCGTCATCGAACAGGGTTTCGCGAAGAAGGATCCGGCGATCGAACTCGGGCAGCTCGCCGAGGCGCTCGTGCGGCTCTGCCGTCTCGTCGTGGGGCTGCGCCTGCACGCGGAGGATCTCTCGGTGGAGCAGGGCGTGCGGTTCTTCCGCGAGGAGGCGATGCTCGAGGAGGGCAGCGCGCGCCGCGAGGCCGAACGCGGTGCGTTCGATCCGGGTTACGTGATTTACGCGCTCGGCAAGCTGATGCTGCTGAACCTGCGCAAGGACGTCGAAGCCACGCGAGGCGCGGCCTTCGATCTGCGCCGTTTCCACGATGAGTTCCTCGGCCACGGGCTGTTGCCGTTCGGCGTCATGCGCAAGCAGATGCTCGGCGATGCCGACAGCGGCGTGGTCCTCGCCTGACGATTCACCTCAACGCCATGCCACTGTACGAATACGAATGCGATGCGTGCGGTCACCGTTTCGAGGTGATCCAGAAGTTCTCGGACGACCCGCTCACCACCTGCCCCAAGTGCGGCGGCAGCGTGCGCAAGCTCCTGTCGTCGCCCGCGATCCAGTTCAAGGGCTCCGGCTGGTACATCACCGACTACGCGAAGAAGACGGGAACCGGCGCCGGGAGCACCGCGAAGTCCGAGTCGTCGGGCGAGAAGTCGTCGACGGGATCGAGCGAGGGCAGCACCGCGTCACCGGCGCCGAAGTCCGACGCGCCGGGCAAGTCGTCGACGCCCTCGTCATAGCGGGCGCGCGGCGTCACCGGCGATCGAGCAGCTCCTGCAGGTAGTGCGCGAGCGGCTCGCGCAGCTCGGGCCGTTGCATCGCGAAGTACATCGACGCCTTCAGGAACCCCGCCATCGTGCCGGTGTCGTGCCTCGTGCCCTGCACCTCGCACGCGTAGATCGGCCGTTGGCGCAGCAGCGTGCGAAGGCCGCTGGTCAGCTGGATTTCGCCGGTCCTGTCTTCGTGGACGTCCGCGAGGATGTCGAAGACGTCCGGCGTGAGCACGTAACGGCCGATGATCGCGAGATCCGAGGGTGCCTGCGCGCGCGTGGGCTTCTCCACCAGATCGATCACGCGGTGGACGCCGTTGCCGAGCGGCTCGGCGCGGACCACGCCGTACTGGCTGATCTGATCGAGTGGCACGCGCTCGACGGCGAGCACGGGACCCTGCACGCGCTCGAACACGTCGATCACCTGACCGATCGCCGGTGGCGAGGCGTCGATCACATCGTCTGCGAGCACGAGCGCGAACGGGTTGTCGCCGACGAGATCGCGCGTGATGCAGACCGCGTGACCGAGACCCCGCGGGCGACCCTGACGCACCGCACCAAGACGTGTGAGTGACGAGACGTGTCTCACGGCCGCGAGGTGATCGAGCTTGCCGCGCTCTTCGAGGAACGTCTCGAGCTCGACGTCCATGTCGAAGTGGTCGATGAGCACGTCCTTGCCGCGCGCGGTGACCATCACCACCTGCTCGATGCCGGCCGCCACCGCCTCTTCCACGGCGTACTGGATGATCGGCTTGTCGACCAGCGGCAGCATCTCCTTCGGCATCGTCTTGGTGGCCGGAAGGAAACGTGTCCCGAGTCCCGCCGCGGGAAACACGGCGGTCCTGACGCTCAGTGTCACGCAGCCCCTTTCGCACTGTGCAGGGGCGACCCTCGTGGTCGCCCTGTCTTCGGAGTGGGTCACGGTAGCACACCGCAGGGGCCGGCAACCGGCAGGGTTCGTGAAGACCGGAGGCCCAACCGGTTGCCCGTTGCCGATTGCCGGTTGCCGGGCTCCTCCGCCCTGTTCCGTACAATGAGGCAGCATGCTCGACACCGCTCAACTCCGCGATGCCTTCGACGACACCCGACGCCGGCTCCAGACACGCGGGCCTGGTGCCGATGCGGTGCTCGATCGCCTGCACGAGCTCGACCGCCTGCGCCGTGACCTGCTGCCGCGCGTGGAGACGCTGAAGGCGGAGCGCAACAGGACGGGCGAGCGCATCGCCCAGACGAAGAAGGCCGGCGAGGATGCCTCGGCGTTGCTCGCGGAGAACAAGCAGCGCGCCGACGAGATCAAGGCGCTCGACGCGCAGCTGGCCGCGCTCGAGGAAGAACGCGCGCCGCTGCTGCTGGCGCTGCCCAACACGCCGCACGCCAGCGTGCCGGAGGGACGCGGCGCCGAGGACAACGTCGAGGTGCGCCGCTGGAGCACGCCGCGGGCGTTCGACTTCGAGCCGAAGGCGCATTGGGACCTCGGCCCGGCGCTGGGCATCATCGACTTCGAGCGCGCCGCACGCATGTCCGGCGCACGCTTCTCGGTGCTGATGCGCGATGGCGCACGACTGGCGCGCGCGCTCATCAACTTCATGCTCGACCTGCACACGCGCGAGCACGGTTACGTGGAAGTCGAGCCGCCGTTCCTCGTCAATCGCGCGGCGCTGACGGGCACGGGGAACCTGCCGAAATTCGAGCAGGATCTCTTCGGGATCGCGGGGGAGTGGGATCTGTTCCTGATCCCCACCGCCGAAGTACCGCTCACCAACCTCCATCGCGAAGAGACGCTGGAGGACGCCACGCTGCCGCTGCGCTACACGGCGTACACGCCGTGTTTCAGGAGCGAGGCGGGGAGCTACGGGGCCGACGTGCGCGGACTCATCCGCCAGCACCAGTTCGACAAGGTCGAACTCGTGAGCTTCACGGCGCCGGAGCAGTCGTTCGAGGAACTCGAACGCCTCACGGCGTGCGCGGAGACGGTGCTGCAGAAGCTCGACCTGCCGCACCGCACGATGCTGCTCTGCACGGGCGACATGGGCTTTGCGTCGGCCAGGACGTACGACATCGAGGTCTGGCTCCCGAGCCAGGGCGTGTACAGGGAGATCTCCTCCTGCAGCAACACCGAGGCGTTCCAGGCGCGTCGGGCGGGCATCCGCTACAGGCCGGCGGGCGGCGGCAAGCTCGGATTCGCGCACACGCTCAACGGATCCGGCCTCGCCGTCGGACGCACGTTGATCGCGATCATGGAGAACCACCAGCAGGCCGACGGCAGCATCACGATCCCGGATGCGCTCGTGCCCTACATGGGTGGCGTGACGCGGATAGGGTAGGGTCGAGCCGTGGCAGAGAGCGATCCACTTCCTGGCCTGCGCAAGGACTACGTGCTCGGCGCGCTCGATGACGCGGAAGTCGATGCCGAGCCGCTGGTGCAATTTCGCGAGTGGTTCACGCAGGCGCTGAACGGCGGCGTGCCCGAGCCCAACGCGATGACACTCGCCACGGTGGGCGTCACCGGCAGGCCGTCGAGCCGCCCCGTCCTCATCAAGGATTTCGACGCCCGCGGCATCGTCTGGTACACGAACTACGAGAGTCGCAAGGCGGACGATCTCGCGGCGCATCCGTTCGCCGCGCTGCAGTTCCACTGGGTGGAGCAGGAGCGCGTCGTGCGCATCGAGGGGCGCGTCGAGAAGGTGTCGGACGAGGAGTCCGACGCCTACTTCGCGAGCCGCCCGCTCGCGAGTCGCCTTGGCGCATGGGCGTCGCCGCAGAGTCGCGAGATCGAGAGTCGCGCCAGCCTTGCCGCGAAGGCCGCGGAGTATGGCCTGAAGTTCGGCCTGCACCCTCCGCGTCCGCCGCACTGGGGGGGGTATCGCCTGATTCCAGACTACTGGGAGTTCTGGCAGGGCCGTGCCTCCCGCCTGCACGATCGCATCACGTATCGCCTGCAGCCGGACGGCAGTTGGAGAAAGGCAAGGTTGGCACCATGAACAACCGGCAACGGGCAATCGGCAACCGGCAACCGGAGAGCGGTCAGTGAGCGAGGAGCGATGAAGCCAGAAGTGTGGATGCGCGGGCCGGTGGACGGGTACGCGCGCGAGTTGCAGCCTGTCGTGCACGCGTTGCTGCAGGTGCGCGAAGAGGTGGACGCACACGCGTCGGATCTCACGGTCGAGGAACTGTGGGCTCGGCCCGGAGGCGCTGCGGCGATCGGCTTCCATCTGCGCCACATCGCGGGTGCGACCGATCGCCTGCTGACGTACGCGCGAGGCGAGTCGCTCACGCCGGAACAGTTCGCATTCCTGAAGGCCGAGGGCCTTCCGGGCGATCCACCGGCGACCGCGGCCGACACGCTGGCGATCGTGCTCGCCGGCATCGACGCCGCGCTCGAACACGTCCGCCGCACGGACGCCGCGACACTGTTCGAGCCACGCGCCATCGGTCGTGCGAAGCTGCCGACCACGGTGATCGGACTCATCTTCCACACCGCCGAGCACGCCGCCCGCCACGCCGGCCAGATCGCCACCACGCGCAAGGTGATCGGGAAACCGGCCCCCGCCGTCGAGTAAACTCGCGCGTGGAGGGATGGCCGAGCGGTTTAAGGCAGCGGTCTTGAAAACCGCCGTAGGGGAAACTCTACCGTGGGTTCGAATCCCACTCCCTCCGCCACATTTCGCGTTGCTCAATTGGCGGCGGGAGCCGGCTTCAGGCTTCGGCCGCCTCGCCTTCGGCTCGTCGCTCTCGGCACGATCCCACGCCCTCCGCCACATTTCGCGTTGCTCAATTGGCGGCGGGAGCCGGCTTCAGGCTTCGGCCGCCTCGCCTTCGGCTCGTCGCTCTCGGCACGCCATCGACGGGCCGAGCGGTTGTTGCTGTCGTCTGGCGACGTCCCATTGCGATCCCTCGACGCACTGCACGTCGCTACGGCTCTGGACGCCGATGCCGCAACGATCGTGACGTTCGACCCAGGACTCGGCGCGGCTGCGGCGAGACAGGGTCTGTACGGGGCCGGCGTTCCAGGAAGATGAACTACACCTGATCCTCCAGGATCGCGGCGATCTGTTCCATCGCGCGGCGACGGAGGCCGCGGCGCTTCCAGCGATCGAGGGTGACTTCCACGCACGCCTGCATGTCGTCGTGGAAGGCGCGCTCGAAGCGTGCGGCGATGTCGCTGTCGTAGACGCACACGTTGCTCTCCTCGTTGTGCGCGAACGAGCGGTTGTCGAAGTTGGCCGTGCCGACGGTGGCCCACAGGCCATCGACGACCATCACCTTCTGGTGCAGCATGCTGCGGTCGTACTCGAGGATCGTGACGCCCGCCGCGAGCAATTCGCCGTAGAGGCGCACGCTGTTGTGGCGCGCGAGCCAGTTGTCGTTGCGGACACCGGAGACCATGATCCTGACGTCGACGCCGCGCTGCCTGGCTTCGATCAGCGTCTGCAGCGCCACGGCATCCGGCACGAAGTACGGGTTGGCGATGAGGATCGAGCGACGTGCGCAGACGATCGCCAGATAGTGGACGATCTGCACGCTCGAGGCGCCTGACTCCGCGTTGCTGAGGATCACCTGCAACGCGTACGGCCCGCGCACGCCGACGCGCGGATAGTACGCGTCGCCGCTGAGCAGTTCCCCCGTCGCCTGCTGCCAGTTCAGCGCGAAGCCGCTCTGCAGCCCCTGCGCCGCGGGACCTTCGATGCGCACCTGCACGTCGCGCCACTCACGCTCGTTGCGCGCGTTGCCGAGCCAGTGGTCGGCGATGCCCGCGCCGCCGGTGTACGCGATCGCACCGTCGACCACCAGCGTCTTGCGATGCGTGCGGTTGTTGACGCGGCCGAGATCTTTCCACCGCAGCGGGTTGTACCAGGCTACGTGGCACTGACCGTGTTCGAGCTTCGACAGAATGTCGTCGCCGATGTTCGACGAGCCGACGGCGTCGAGCAGCAGCACCACGCGCACGCCTGCCCGCGCGCGCTCGGCGAGCGCATCGGCGAACGTCAGGCCGATGTCGCCGGTCCAGTAGATGTAGGCCTCCATCGTGATCGACTCGGTGGCCGATCTGATGTCGGCGAGCATGCGCGGATAGAACGCATCGCCGTTGTTGAGGATCTCGAACGCGTTGCCGGGGACGAATGGCGCACCCGTCGCGCCCGCCATCGTGCCGAGGAACTCCGGCGACCGCGTGTCGAACTCGTGGTCGAGGCCGATGCTCGGGGGCTCGGCCTGTGGCCGCGCGAGGTGCGTGAGCGCGGTGAGGAAACCCGCCGCAAGGCCCCACACCCATCGACCCGTCGCAACGAGGACGAAGCTGGCCGCTCCCCAGATCCACCACGCCCAGAGCAGACGGCGCAGCCGCGTGGCCAGCGACGTGCGGCCCTTGCGCTCGAGCTCTGCCAGGGGCCGCCACGCCAGGCGCCGGCGTGGCCGCGCGGCCGCGCGCCACAGCGGCGGTCGACTCTTCGGACGATGCCTGCCGTGGCGCGACGACACGCCTACTTGAAAACGCCGATGGCCTTGAGCAGGAAGATCAGGATCGAGGCGCCGATGATGGAGAAGAACACCGAGAGGAAGCCCGATCCGCCCATGTTGAGCGCCGTCGCCAGGTACCCGCCGATCACGGATCCGACGATGCCCACCGCGACATTGGCGATGACGCCCATCTGGGCGTTCGTCTTCATCACCATGCTCGCCAGCCAACCGATGATCCCGCCGACAACGAGCTGAACGATCAGGTTCATACGTCCTCCGTCTGTGCAATGACGCGCGAGAGATGGCCGGTCGGCCGGATCGCGCAGCGAGGGGCTTCAGGCCATGCTACACCCCTCCATCTTCACCAACTATCAATTGTACTTATGGGATTGCCATCAATGAGGTCGCGAGAGTTATACTCTCGATCGTGGGACACACGCTTCTCCAGAAGGTCTGGGACCTGCACACGGTGCGGACGCTCCCGACGGGGCAGACGCAACTCTTCATCGGCCTCCACCTCGTCCACGAGGTGACGTCGCCGCAGGCGTTCGACGACCTGCGGCGCCGATCGTGGCCGGTGCGGTTTCCGCAGCGCACGTTCGCCACCGTCGATCACATCGTGCCCACGGG includes:
- a CDS encoding zinc ribbon domain-containing protein; the protein is MPLYEYECDACGHRFEVIQKFSDDPLTTCPKCGGSVRKLLSSPAIQFKGSGWYITDYAKKTGTGAGSTAKSESSGEKSSTGSSEGSTASPAPKSDAPGKSSTPSS
- the pdxH gene encoding pyridoxamine 5'-phosphate oxidase yields the protein MAESDPLPGLRKDYVLGALDDAEVDAEPLVQFREWFTQALNGGVPEPNAMTLATVGVTGRPSSRPVLIKDFDARGIVWYTNYESRKADDLAAHPFAALQFHWVEQERVVRIEGRVEKVSDEESDAYFASRPLASRLGAWASPQSREIESRASLAAKAAEYGLKFGLHPPRPPHWGGYRLIPDYWEFWQGRASRLHDRITYRLQPDGSWRKARLAP
- a CDS encoding DUF885 domain-containing protein, whose amino-acid sequence is MRSAETLPHFAADYLAWRHEVQPTAATFDGVHVHDDLLEDFSRAAIDRQVRDLNGFARRLASMTIDAIPPGERADHAALVANTQARLYELETIRTWERDPQLYADTIATSLAAQALFTYAPAAERARRLLSKLRQVAGVLDAAGANVREPAGIFIKTATETLRGVVNFLNRDLPRALREVDDLSLLADLDDAATGARTAIERYVRDLEEEQAPKAKASFRLGKERIEQKLKLEDGITLDTDALLRIAERELAATRERFAAVAARLGKGPADEVWAKVKATHVEPGGLVTRVREQCASLYTFLRDAGIVTVPDADALVIAPTPPFYRWTFASLWAPGALEARPQRSYYYITDADPNWPQERQAEHMRDMNDAVLWAISMHEALPGHFLHFEHLRKVAAPWRKAMVLAPLSTVEGWAHYAEHLVIEQGFAKKDPAIELGQLAEALVRLCRLVVGLRLHAEDLSVEQGVRFFREEAMLEEGSARREAERGAFDPGYVIYALGKLMLLNLRKDVEATRGAAFDLRRFHDEFLGHGLLPFGVMRKQMLGDADSGVVLA
- the serS gene encoding serine--tRNA ligase, giving the protein MLDTAQLRDAFDDTRRRLQTRGPGADAVLDRLHELDRLRRDLLPRVETLKAERNRTGERIAQTKKAGEDASALLAENKQRADEIKALDAQLAALEEERAPLLLALPNTPHASVPEGRGAEDNVEVRRWSTPRAFDFEPKAHWDLGPALGIIDFERAARMSGARFSVLMRDGARLARALINFMLDLHTREHGYVEVEPPFLVNRAALTGTGNLPKFEQDLFGIAGEWDLFLIPTAEVPLTNLHREETLEDATLPLRYTAYTPCFRSEAGSYGADVRGLIRQHQFDKVELVSFTAPEQSFEELERLTACAETVLQKLDLPHRTMLLCTGDMGFASARTYDIEVWLPSQGVYREISSCSNTEAFQARRAGIRYRPAGGGKLGFAHTLNGSGLAVGRTLIAIMENHQQADGSITIPDALVPYMGGVTRIG
- a CDS encoding DinB family protein, coding for MKPEVWMRGPVDGYARELQPVVHALLQVREEVDAHASDLTVEELWARPGGAAAIGFHLRHIAGATDRLLTYARGESLTPEQFAFLKAEGLPGDPPATAADTLAIVLAGIDAALEHVRRTDAATLFEPRAIGRAKLPTTVIGLIFHTAEHAARHAGQIATTRKVIGKPAPAVE
- a CDS encoding cardiolipin synthase B: MSSRHGRHRPKSRPPLWRAAARPRRRLAWRPLAELERKGRTSLATRLRRLLWAWWIWGAASFVLVATGRWVWGLAAGFLTALTHLARPQAEPPSIGLDHEFDTRSPEFLGTMAGATGAPFVPGNAFEILNNGDAFYPRMLADIRSATESITMEAYIYWTGDIGLTFADALAERARAGVRVVLLLDAVGSSNIGDDILSKLEHGQCHVAWYNPLRWKDLGRVNNRTHRKTLVVDGAIAYTGGAGIADHWLGNARNEREWRDVQVRIEGPAAQGLQSGFALNWQQATGELLSGDAYYPRVGVRGPYALQVILSNAESGASSVQIVHYLAIVCARRSILIANPYFVPDAVALQTLIEARQRGVDVRIMVSGVRNDNWLARHNSVRLYGELLAAGVTILEYDRSMLHQKVMVVDGLWATVGTANFDNRSFAHNEESNVCVYDSDIAARFERAFHDDMQACVEVTLDRWKRRGLRRRAMEQIAAILEDQV
- the rsmI gene encoding 16S rRNA (cytidine(1402)-2'-O)-methyltransferase; this encodes MLPRPSPGRLYVVATPIGNLEDITLRALRVLREVRVIAAEDTRRTAKLLAHAGIETPMVSVHAHNEVARLPGLLERLRQGESVALVTDAGTPLLSDPGDHVIRAALDEGIPVEAVPGPSAVLAALAMSGVPASQFTFLGFPPVKSGPRRRWCEDAVAYRHPVVFFEAPHRITHTLDMLKEVAGGDRRVAVCREITKKHEELVRGSLAEIVRHPSIAEPVGEFTCILDVPDATAQVSLAGEAEWVSEFDRITEKLNSGRREAMSEVARRFHVRTRDVFDALERRKARLADS
- a CDS encoding GlsB/YeaQ/YmgE family stress response membrane protein; protein product: MNLIVQLVVGGIIGWLASMVMKTNAQMGVIANVAVGIVGSVIGGYLATALNMGGSGFLSVFFSIIGASILIFLLKAIGVFK
- a CDS encoding UTP--glucose-1-phosphate uridylyltransferase — protein: MSVRTAVFPAAGLGTRFLPATKTMPKEMLPLVDKPIIQYAVEEAVAAGIEQVVMVTARGKDVLIDHFDMDVELETFLEERGKLDHLAAVRHVSSLTRLGAVRQGRPRGLGHAVCITRDLVGDNPFALVLADDVIDASPPAIGQVIDVFERVQGPVLAVERVPLDQISQYGVVRAEPLGNGVHRVIDLVEKPTRAQAPSDLAIIGRYVLTPDVFDILADVHEDRTGEIQLTSGLRTLLRQRPIYACEVQGTRHDTGTMAGFLKASMYFAMQRPELREPLAHYLQELLDRR